In Chitinophagales bacterium, one DNA window encodes the following:
- a CDS encoding T9SS type A sorting domain-containing protein, translating into MKKENTTLLRKLTSYSAMAGSIVAVAGTASAQVIYTDIEPDVMLDQSGSVYMIDLDNNAANDFTLGLSHSTSAGGNSVNRIFAKPYNGSIGGTHSGVYHFPYALEAGEMIDANIPWQNAASQTMGKGILLPGSSSLYSVFGKWYGVEDRYIPLRFKIGTNKFYGWARLDVSGLVNAITIKDIAYNPTANEGLFAGQGDPTALAAVPTAQPVTIFAYDGILHATLISQQLDNASLLMTNMMGQQVKSLKLNNSSTQVDVSDLAYGIYAVTVINGGAVYTQKIAIRK; encoded by the coding sequence ATGAAAAAGGAAAATACTACACTCTTAAGAAAGCTAACCTCCTATTCTGCGATGGCAGGTTCCATTGTGGCAGTTGCCGGAACAGCCAGTGCACAGGTGATCTATACGGATATCGAACCGGATGTTATGCTGGATCAGAGCGGCTCTGTTTACATGATTGATCTGGATAACAATGCAGCCAATGATTTTACGCTTGGTTTGTCGCACAGCACCTCAGCCGGTGGTAATTCCGTGAACAGAATATTTGCCAAACCATACAATGGATCTATCGGTGGCACGCATTCCGGTGTGTATCATTTTCCCTATGCGCTTGAAGCCGGTGAAATGATTGATGCCAATATTCCATGGCAGAACGCTGCTTCACAAACCATGGGAAAAGGCATATTGTTGCCGGGAAGCAGTTCGCTTTATTCTGTTTTCGGAAAATGGTATGGCGTGGAAGACCGTTACATCCCATTGCGTTTTAAAATCGGAACCAATAAATTCTACGGATGGGCAAGGCTGGATGTGTCAGGCTTGGTAAATGCAATCACCATAAAAGATATAGCATATAACCCGACCGCAAATGAAGGATTGTTTGCAGGGCAGGGAGACCCGACGGCGCTAGCTGCTGTTCCGACAGCACAGCCGGTTACCATTTTTGCTTATGACGGCATTTTGCATGCTACCCTTATCAGTCAGCAGCTTGACAATGCTTCACTGCTGATGACGAACATGATGGGACAACAGGTGAAATCGCTGAAACTTAACAATTCATCCACACAGGTTGATGTGTCAGATCTTGCCTATGGCATTTATGCTGTTACCGTAATCAATGGCGGAGCGGTCTACACACAAAAGATTGCCATTCGCAAATAA
- a CDS encoding alkaline phosphatase family protein: MSKRTAKKVLLIGWDAADWKVINPLMDNGMMPTLNKLVNEGVIANLATLDPPLSPILWTSIATGKLADKHGILGFVEPDAEKMQVRPVLSTSRKVKAIWNILTQKGFKSHVVGWWPSHPAEPINGVMVSNFYQRAVGAYHEPWPMAEGTVYPDDLNSVFEELRVHPSELTLSHLAPLFPNFKKINQDVDPRLAQGAKILANAACIHNASTWIMENKDWDFLAVYHDAIDHYSHAFMKFHPPQRKGIPDEAFELYKDAVSGIYRFHDMMLERLLQIAGPDTTVILMSDHGFHPDHLRPNKLPKEPAGPAHEHSPYGILCMRGDNIQKDQRIYGATLLDVTPTILTMLGLPVGQDMDGKVLVQAFETPNKPDYIESWENVEGEAGMHPSERRQDPWAAKEAMKQLVELGYIEAPGENQQKNIEKITRESKWYLSRVYMYKKQYDKAVELLEEIYGEEPEIRYGLSLIRCYQQMRKVAEFRAILEKVRQAESESNNMVQLDMLEGALLLLEYKPRKALEMLLKAEARAGHMSQLHVQIGRIYLRSQHLPDAERAFLKALSIDAQNANAHQGLGGVYLRQGKFEEAAESALNAIGLLYYYPVAHYNLAEALMNLGEYERAAEAFEVCCAISPGNRKAHLWLIRLYEEQLQQPEKASEHRRFIQERIKGVITVVSGLPRSGTSMMMQMLKAGGAEIVTDEIRQADNNNPKGYWEYEKVKKMMSDVSWLEEANNKTLKIVAPLLSYLPAKYDYKIIFMQRDMAEVLKSQQVMLGRKSAVQQNAFPIVLSEAFSKQLEQSMAWIKRSPNVNALFVEYADAVERPEEVAEAVAEFLGEDMDIAKMVAAVDKSLYRNKFVEKV, translated from the coding sequence ATGAGCAAAAGAACGGCTAAGAAAGTTTTGCTGATCGGTTGGGATGCCGCTGATTGGAAAGTGATCAACCCGCTAATGGACAACGGGATGATGCCCACCTTGAACAAATTGGTGAATGAAGGGGTGATTGCCAATCTGGCAACACTCGATCCGCCATTGTCGCCTATCTTATGGACATCCATTGCTACCGGTAAACTGGCAGATAAGCATGGCATCCTTGGATTTGTTGAGCCGGATGCCGAGAAGATGCAGGTTAGGCCTGTGCTCTCCACTTCCCGTAAGGTGAAAGCCATCTGGAATATTTTAACACAAAAAGGATTTAAGTCGCACGTTGTGGGCTGGTGGCCGAGTCATCCGGCTGAGCCCATTAACGGCGTCATGGTATCAAACTTTTATCAGCGTGCTGTCGGTGCTTATCATGAACCATGGCCCATGGCAGAAGGAACCGTTTACCCTGATGATTTGAATTCCGTTTTTGAGGAATTAAGGGTGCATCCCAGCGAACTCACACTTTCTCACCTGGCGCCATTATTTCCTAATTTCAAAAAAATCAACCAGGATGTGGATCCGCGACTGGCACAGGGAGCCAAGATACTTGCTAATGCGGCATGTATTCACAATGCCTCTACGTGGATCATGGAGAATAAGGACTGGGATTTTCTCGCCGTGTATCATGATGCTATTGATCATTACAGTCATGCATTCATGAAGTTTCATCCGCCGCAACGGAAAGGTATTCCGGATGAGGCGTTTGAACTGTATAAAGATGCAGTAAGCGGCATCTATCGTTTTCATGATATGATGCTGGAAAGGCTATTGCAAATTGCCGGTCCGGATACTACTGTGATCCTGATGAGTGACCATGGCTTTCATCCGGATCATCTGCGCCCGAATAAATTACCGAAAGAACCGGCCGGCCCGGCGCATGAACATTCACCGTACGGCATACTCTGTATGCGCGGGGATAACATTCAGAAAGATCAGCGCATTTACGGCGCCACCCTGCTGGATGTAACGCCCACCATCTTAACCATGTTAGGCTTGCCTGTAGGACAGGATATGGATGGCAAGGTGCTGGTGCAGGCTTTCGAAACACCGAACAAGCCTGATTATATTGAATCATGGGAAAACGTGGAAGGCGAAGCGGGCATGCATCCTTCGGAGCGGCGACAGGATCCATGGGCAGCGAAAGAGGCCATGAAACAGCTGGTCGAGCTCGGTTACATTGAAGCACCAGGCGAAAATCAACAGAAGAATATTGAGAAGATAACCCGTGAGTCGAAATGGTACCTGTCCAGGGTATACATGTATAAAAAGCAGTACGATAAAGCGGTGGAATTGCTGGAAGAAATTTACGGTGAAGAACCTGAAATACGCTATGGTTTGTCGCTGATCCGTTGCTATCAGCAGATGCGCAAGGTGGCGGAGTTCAGGGCAATCCTGGAAAAAGTGCGTCAGGCGGAGTCTGAATCGAATAATATGGTACAGCTCGATATGCTGGAAGGCGCATTGCTGCTGCTGGAGTATAAGCCGAGGAAGGCGCTTGAAATGTTGCTGAAGGCGGAAGCACGGGCCGGTCATATGTCGCAGCTGCATGTGCAGATCGGAAGAATCTATTTGCGGAGTCAGCACCTGCCGGACGCGGAACGTGCATTTTTAAAAGCACTTTCTATTGATGCACAGAATGCCAATGCACACCAGGGGCTGGGCGGCGTTTATCTGCGGCAGGGCAAATTTGAAGAGGCTGCAGAGTCAGCGTTAAATGCCATCGGACTGTTATACTATTATCCCGTTGCGCATTATAATCTTGCAGAAGCACTGATGAATTTAGGCGAATATGAAAGGGCCGCTGAAGCGTTTGAAGTGTGCTGTGCCATCAGTCCCGGTAACCGCAAAGCGCATTTATGGCTGATCAGGCTGTATGAAGAACAGCTGCAACAGCCGGAAAAAGCATCGGAGCACCGCAGGTTTATCCAGGAACGAATAAAAGGTGTTATCACCGTAGTATCCGGTTTGCCACGTTCAGGCACCAGCATGATGATGCAGATGCTGAAAGCCGGCGGCGCGGAAATTGTTACCGATGAAATCCGGCAGGCAGACAATAACAATCCGAAAGGATATTGGGAATATGAAAAAGTGAAGAAGATGATGTCGGATGTGTCGTGGCTGGAAGAAGCCAATAACAAGACACTGAAAATAGTGGCACCGCTGTTAAGTTACCTTCCGGCAAAATATGATTACAAGATAATATTCATGCAGCGTGATATGGCCGAAGTGCTTAAATCGCAGCAGGTGATGCTGGGAAGAAAATCAGCCGTGCAGCAAAATGCTTTTCCAATTGTATTAAGTGAAGCATTCAGTAAACAATTGGAGCAATCCATGGCATGGATCAAGCGCTCGCCAAATGTGAATGCCTTGTTTGTCGAATATGCTGATGCTGTTGAAAGGCCGGAAGAAGTGGCGGAAGCTGTAGCAGAATTTCTCGGGGAAGACATGGATATCGCCAAAATGGTGGCTGCTGTCGATAAATCACTATACAGGAATAAATTTGTCGAAAAGGTCTGA